One stretch of Oncorhynchus clarkii lewisi isolate Uvic-CL-2024 chromosome 1, UVic_Ocla_1.0, whole genome shotgun sequence DNA includes these proteins:
- the LOC139406530 gene encoding armadillo repeat-containing protein 10: MGDGSVIPKFGSMKALLGIVAGAGASYGIYKLLSVTSFKENKKSAYSECHGPKNNSPGGLVLQPGSLLAKVSGLDVVRGGESQAVDVASSDIISRSPGSLEPQHLKMLLSLLQGSPNPSDRAQILITLGNTAAFTVNQDLIREFGGLHVIAGFLSDPVPEVRVQTLNALNNLSMNLRNQEQLKVYVAQVLELIEMSPVNSDLQMAALRLLTNLSVTDDHHQLLRGSITLLLSLLVVSNQVLQIQVLKVLVNLSSNPDMMDDIVQAQAPAAVVLLFDVRTSSAVLLRLLMFAGNLKAWRPSAQVAEALRRRQDGLYRVLLDESSQLQSKLIQLLSHPDGEVRAQVARVLL; encoded by the exons ATGGGCGATGGCAGTGTCATACCCAAGTTCGGTAGTATGAAGGCTTTGCTTGGGATAGTCGCCGGGGCTGGAGCCTCCTACGGGATTTATAAACTTCTCAGTGTAACTAGCTTCAAGGAAAATAAAAAAAGTGCCTACAGCGAATGTCATGGCCCCAAGAATAACTCACCCGGTGGTTTAGTTCTGCAGCCAGGGAGCTTGTTAGCTAAGGTGTCCGGGTTGGATGTGGTTCGTGGAGGCGAAAGTCAGGCCGTGGATGTTGCATCAA GTGACATCATCTCTAGATCACCTGGAAGCCTGGAGCCACAACACCTGAAGATGCTCCTGTCACTTCTTCAGGGCAGCCCCAACCCCTCTGACAGAGCCCAGATCCTCATCACTTTAGGAAATACTGCTGCCTTCACTGTAAACCAG gaTCTCATCCGTGAGTTTGGGGGCCTTCACGTCATAGCTGGCTTCCTGTCAGATCCTGTGCCAGAAGTCAGAGTGCAGACTCTAAATGCCTTGAATAACCTGAGCATGAACCTTAGGAATCAAGAGCAACTGAAG gtGTACGTGGCCCAGGTGCTGGAACTAATCGAGATGTCTCCGGTGAACTCTGACCTCCAGATGGCTGCCCTCCGGCTGCTGACCAACCTGTCCGTCACAGATGACCACCACCAGCTACTCAGGGGGTCCAtcaccctcctcctttctctGCTCGTTGTTAGCAATCAAGTGTTACAG ATCCAAGTTTTAAAAGTGCTTGTGAATTTATCCTCCAATCCTGATATGATGGATGACATAGTGCAAGCTCAG GCTCCAGCCGCTGTGGTGCTGCTGTTTGACGTGCGGACCAGCTCGGCGGTTCTCCTGCGGCTGCTGATGTTTGCAGGGAACTTGAAGGCCTGGAGGCCTTCTGCCCAGGTGGCGGAGGCTCTGAGGAGGAGACAGGATGGCCTGTACCGGGTCCTGCTGGATGAGTCCTCCCAGCTCCAAAGCAAACTGATCCAGCTGCTCTCTCACCCCGACGGCGAGGTCCGAGCCCAGGTGGCCCGTGTCCTCTTGTAG